The sequence below is a genomic window from Rhinolophus sinicus isolate RSC01 chromosome X, ASM3656204v1, whole genome shotgun sequence.
GGGGGAGGCCATCAGGAGCCAAGACAGTACCAGAACCTGTTGGAGGCGGAGGTGTTCTAGGCTATGGAAGACGATGTCCTATCAGTtgcctcctcctcatcttcttccCCCTCTGTTGTGTTCCCAGACAGTCCAGAGGAGGTGGCTGCTGCTGTGGTTCCTAGTCTTCCTCAGAGCCCACCAGGCGCCTATCCCTCTCCCGAGGCCATGGGAGCCCCTCCATGGAGCGAAATCCAGGGAGCAGGCTCCAGCAGCCAAGATGAGGAGCAGCAAAGCAGCACGGAGGACCTGGAAGATGCCGAGTCCTCTGTCAAACAGGCAGTGCACTTGAAGATGTCCGAGTTGGTGCGGTTCCTGCTCCAGAAGTACCGTGCAGAGGTGCCGACCACAAAGGCGGAAATGCTGAGCAGCGTCATCAGAGAGCACGAAGACCACTTCGCTGAGATCCTCCGCCAAGCTTCGCTGTGCCTGCAGAGGGTCTTTGGCATTGATGTGAAGGAAGTGGACCCCAGCGACCACTCCTATGTCCTGGTCAACTCGCTGGGCCTCACCTATGATGGGATGGGGCTCGATGGGCGCCGCATGCCCAAGACCGGCCTCCTGGTCATGCTCCTCTTTGTGATTCTCATGGAGGGCGACAGCATCCCTGAGGAGAAAGTGTGGGAGGCGCTGAATGATATAGAGGTGCATGACGGGGTGGAGCATTCCATCTATGGGGAGCCCAGGGAGCTCATCACCAAGGTTTGGGTGCAGGAACAGTATGTGGAGTATCGGCAGGTGGCCAACACTGAGCCTGCTCGTTACGAGTTCCTGTGGGGTCCCAGGGCCCACGCTGAAACCACTAAGTTGAAAGTCCTTCAGTTTTTGTTCAGGGTCAGTAGCATGGATACCAGGCCCATCCCATTCCAGTCTGAAGAGGGTGAGAGTGACGAGGAAGAGAGGGCCTGAGCCACACGTGCATCCAGGCACATTTCAGGCCCAGGCCCAGTAGCTTCTCCTGCTGGGCACGAAGTGAGGTCCAGTCTTCATTCTGTGTTTGAGTAGAGAGCCCTCAGCGTTCTAGGTAGTGAGGGCCAGGGCAAGTTGGGGAACATGTATGTAACGTTTTTGGGCTCCTGTGATGATTTAGAAATTGATCTATTTTCCTTTAGTGATTTCTCAAATGTTGTTCCTTTTAATAGAAGGTTTAATAAGCTTCAACATCTATGTCTGTGAATAATTTTGATCATACATGTATTTGTACTAAGCAGTTTGAGAGTAAGAGTTGTGCTGTTGTGTAACACAAACTGGCACCCCTTCCATCCCAGTTTGTGATCCCGAACTAGATCCCATGGCATTGGAGCAGGATTTCCTTGGAAATGTGAAAGACCTTAGCAGTACAGTCGGTGGgtcaagaaatagagaaataaaagtaaaacgcTGTTAGTTCTGCTTGTTACCTCTTCTCAGTCATTCTGTGAAATAAATTATCTATTTATACCTTGATGTGCTTGGTACATCCACGAAAATTAGAGACAATTCATCTGAGTAAGGACGACCCCCGCTCACTGGCTCATTTCTATCCCCTGAGGTTCGCTGAGCCTCTGTCCTCTGGAAGGCCCTGTGTTAGTAGCGGGGACACTAGGATCAGCAGGACACACCCACCCTTGAATGATAGGGTGGGAGCCCCAGTCCTATGGGGAAGGTGGTGAGGGGTCCCCTCAGTCCCAGAGAACAAgtgaaagaaggggagagggggtggggctcCAGGGGACAGCACGCAAGTGTAAAAGGCCTTCACTCAGGCCGTTTGGGGCTTTGAAGAACTGATTCCCTGTGTGGGAGACGATTGTGATGAAACTTGTGGTGGCAGCAGCCAGAGTGGGCAGATGGTGTGTCTTGTACGTGAGAGGAAAACCTGGGAAGGAAAACTGCACATAGCAGTTATTTGGGGGATAGTGGATAAACCAGAGAGCAATCCTCAACCGGGGCAGATAGGGAAGGGGTCCCACACGCTTGTTCCAGTGCAGGTGAATACAGGTTGCAAACTAGATGTTTCACACCCATCATCTGCACGGATTTCTGCGGAAATACAGTCATGTCCCTTTGAAGTGATGCCGAGAAGCCTCTAGACTGACACTCTTTCCCCGGCCATGGAACACCAGCCACAGCGCATCAAAGaggttattttaattacattatctTGTGTGTAATTTGTACAACTCTAAGAAAGGGCTAGATGTCAGTGAGGGTGCATGAATGAAAATGGTGCTTTGGAGGTAAGAGCAGCTGGGCGGGAGGGAAAAGGGTGGTCTTTGACTCAAATTCTAGGAGCTTTGAGTTGTATCCTGCTGGGAAAGACTCCCCTACACTCAAATTAAATAATAGGTCCTCTAGGAGGGAAATTGTCCTGAGTTTTATTTGTGAAGCAGTCTTTTTGGCTAATATTCTGTATAAATTAGCATTGCATAATCTCTGAGatctaagaaacaaacaaaaaccaaattttCCAGAGGAGAGAGCAGTAGGGCTTGGGGGTAATACAATACTAGACATCACTGCCACTCACCAAAGTTGCAACGTACACCAGGCACGGTGTGAGTCGCTTTACAAACACTCCATACTCTCCTGCAGTCCTACAGGACAGGGCTCATCAGACCCACTTACTTCACAGATGAAGAACCTGACGCTCACAAGCCTggtaattttctcaaggtcacgTGACTAGTAAGTGACAGGACGGAGACGGACCCCTGGCCTGAATTCATCTAGAGTCTATGTTCTGCCAGCCTGTGGCTGACTTTCTACCTCACGgttcatttctttcctcagtaCTATGCATGACTTCTCTCAGACGACACAGTAGGACCCTGCGGCCCAGGTAGTATAAGCAGGCCTAAGGAAGGAAGGTGACAGTGAGGATCAAACACTAGTTGGGGATTGTGTGAGGTTTGTTGAGGGCTAACTGTGCCAGGTGCCGGCATTTCTGCCCAGTGCCAGCACTTTCCCCCATGCCAGCACCCTTCCCCTGGGCTTCCTCTGTGTGCCTTCCTGTCCACCTCCTGAACCCGGCCTGCTGACCTGCTCCTCACTGCTGCCTCCTCTGAAGGCAGCACAGAATCTGTTGCCCTCATCCCGACAGAGAGCTCTCCTATTTCCTGCACAAGTCCCCTGCTCTCCCATCGCTCACCGTTATTCCTTCCTGCTGGCGGCCCTTTCAGTCAAGGCCCCACAGGAGGTCCCtgaagaggatgaggaggaggagggggcctCAGATTACAAGCGTGTACTCTGCGAGCATATCAAGGACAGTCCAATTCCCTAAGCTCACAAGCC
It includes:
- the LOC141569728 gene encoding LOW QUALITY PROTEIN: melanoma-associated antigen 10-like (The sequence of the model RefSeq protein was modified relative to this genomic sequence to represent the inferred CDS: substituted 1 base at 1 genomic stop codon) encodes the protein MLHRQMNKLRKLGGGHQEPRQYQNLLEAEVFXAMEDDVLSVASSSSSSPSVVFPDSPEEVAAAVVPSLPQSPPGAYPSPEAMGAPPWSEIQGAGSSSQDEEQQSSTEDLEDAESSVKQAVHLKMSELVRFLLQKYRAEVPTTKAEMLSSVIREHEDHFAEILRQASLCLQRVFGIDVKEVDPSDHSYVLVNSLGLTYDGMGLDGRRMPKTGLLVMLLFVILMEGDSIPEEKVWEALNDIEVHDGVEHSIYGEPRELITKVWVQEQYVEYRQVANTEPARYEFLWGPRAHAETTKLKVLQFLFRVSSMDTRPIPFQSEEGESDEEERA